tgatagCCAAAATCCCATTTGTTTAactttttggaaaaaaacagaaaaagttgtGATCTCCATCgccaaaacatattaaaaattaaaaataaaatgtataaaataaaataaaataaaactgtaccCCTAACATTCACATTAATAAAATTGCCTTTTCCCCCAAAATagtctactttttttttcaacatgatctttgctgggtttttttttttttttacataatatgcCTTGGGCTAAATAATGCAACTAGGAACATTAGAAAACATGCTAAATCTAGATTTAGTTGTCCATTGTTGGTCTGTCTATCAGGCCTGATGATAATTTGGGGAAAAGATATACATTCCCAAACTTAAGTGGtgggtatatttttttaatttgtgttatGACATTTAGGTAAGACAGGTTCAGGGTAGAAGCCTCTCACATCATTGATGTAATCCTCGATGTCAGTGGGATCTGCTGGAGGCCTCCGTGGGTAGATAGGTGAGGGCAGGTTATGTGGAGCGTCCTTCCTGAGAGGCTGCTTGCTCCGAGGAACACCGGGGTAGTAGGACCCCGGGGTGGAAGGGGCATCGTGGGGATTCCACAGCAGGTCGATGTTAAAGGCGTTCTGTGACGTGAGAGGAAGAAGCTACAGATTGACTCTGCATGGACTTTAACAATGCAGTGATAACATAGATTGTGTGGCCTGAGCAGCCTCACCTCGTCCTCCTCGCCCCCGCCTTGCTCGTCATAGTTGAAGACGTTGTCACGGATGTCGTCTTCTGATTCGCCGACAAGCAGACCTGTTCCTTTCTTGATGTGGTGGCGTCTCCCACAGGTGGTCACGGCCACGGCCAGGAGGAGCAGCACTGTAGTCAAACAGAAGGACAAGTGTGAATTAATTATTGGGCtgcaattaattattataataattaattattttagttttcattcattcattcctttTTACTATCCATCAACCTGCAACTTTATCATTTAGTCCAAAATCACATCttcaaatgtgttgttttgtccGACCAACAGTGAATAACCCCCAAAATAAAATtttataataattcaaaaacaaaaaaagcaagatATCATCATATTTAGATATATTGTCATCATTTGTATTAtagtcacaagtagttttattgcttgtttttctttgttgtttattgttgccTTTTGCATTCAATTTTTCAttccatatttttcttttttacataatgATGTAATGTTTACTTGTGTCAACCCCAAGGAGAGTATTTGCTACTGTTAAAGTGGCTATTGGGgatccaaataaataaaataaataaatatttaacggGTTGAAGAACACAataattaatgtaatatttggCTTAAAATGACTATTaactattaaaatattattaaaatagttgCTTATTATTTTCTGAAAACTCAACTTAATGTTACAGCTCTATCTCATTCGTGCAAAATATGATCTAGACAAGATTTTTGAATTCCTAAATGACCTCTTGCAAAAGACAGAAATATCTTTATAGGATGCATCAATATACTTGGACAAAGAAATGTTCTGTAATTTCTAGAAACGTTTTTGATTTGACAACGGCAAAATACTAAACAAGGGTCATGTgtgctttattaaaaaaaggaaaacaatattTCTGACAATGGCAAAATACTAAACTAGGGTCATGTgtgctttattaaaaaaaggaaaacattattttaaagacTGTATGATTGAAGATGAGACTTACACAGCAGGAGTGCAATACAggccatgatgatgatgagagcGATGAAGCTGATTCCCACACTGGAGCCGATGATTGCCCCGGCCTCAGACTTACAATCTCCGAAGGAGTCACAGAGACACACGGTGACGTTGACCTCAGCGTAAGCACTCAGAACTGGGCTGCCAGAGTCTGACACAAATATTGTGACGGCGTACTCTCCTGCCTGGAGATCTGAGAGCGGCTGAAGCACAGCGTGAGTATCTGAAGAGGGACGAAGGATGGAGAAAGGGAGAATTATCTGAGTGAGAAGATTAATGGAACCACCTCTCACTCTATCCTCACCCCTGAAGCTCTCTGCTTACCGTTGACTTCAATCACGGTCCAGTTGTTTGACAGATCAGATATCTCGAAGGTGAAGGGTGCAGCGTGTGGAGGGAGGTCTTCATCCACAGCAGTCAGAACCAGACCAGGTCTCCTGGTGCCCCGACACACGGTGCCGCTCAGAGGGACGAGCTGAGGGGGGAAGTCGTTGGTCTCCTTCAGTGTGATGGCAACTGTGGCAGTGACCGACATGCCTTCAGCatctgcacagaaacacacagcaattaCACTTTAAGTTACAGAAGCTTATTCAAAAGTATTCATCTTCTCACCACACTCGTCTATGACTCTTTATCTTTCTTGAAGTACAAACAAACagtcactttttcttttaattcctCTGTATTTTAATTGTTCCTAAAGTAGTCCACAAAACAAGGGAGAAACGTCTTTTAGCTACTACGCTCAATGACTGTGGAACACCCTGCCCAGCTACATTAGATTCACAAGCTCTGTTGATTTTTAGAAATCAATTGAAGCATTCagctaatgtttttttaaaatctttttctacttccattttcatttcttttattcttCTGCCATTCAGttgtatcttttatttatgtttttatcttgaatatttatttatatatttatttgtttattttatcttattaatttgtttatttcgttttttatttaattcgaaatgtattattattattattattattattattatcattactattattattattactgttgttgttgttattattattattattatgattattattatgatctaCAGTGCATTATGAGGCATTcgtagtgaattataatgcgtCATGACTACACTTGCTCAATCTCAACAGTCATGAAACATTATAGATGTGACTTATAATGACCATGCCATGTTGATATAATTTAACCTCACAtatatgataatgataattatttttgaatttaCCACAAATACCCACagttttgaacattttgaaccccaaaagacacaaaaaaaaaaaaccaattacatctgattttttactttaaaaacacaatcttGCTCAATCAAGTATTTTaattgttgcaaatgtgaacacattttgcaaataaaacgtataaaacgtaaaatgaggataacatctagttctatatttttatacaaatatatttgagcatatctccagttttacttggcctatcatcatcaaacaaaaactagtTTCAAGCCAGTACTCTAGAGGGAAGTTAATGGTAGTGCTCGATGCTgtctcatttttacatcttgaCCTCATAAAGAAGTCCTGAGGTTAGTGCCTTATGGATGCTCTTAACTAGTTATAAACTAGAGGTTGAGTGATGGTGCTTGTAATACATTATGATAAGTTatacccacatacacacacttcaaCAAGTAGTGTATTAGAAAGTATTAAGTGTGTTTATGAGTGTAGTCCTGAAGCATTATAAATGCATTATATTTCACTATGAATGAGGTCTTCGTTGAAAGTTTTACAGTCTCTTAGAAGAGGTGAAAAAACCTGCCGTGTGTTAAAAGTAGATAAACTGACCTGTAACCTTGATAACAGCATTGTAGATATTGTTCTTAACATTTGGAGATCTCATGTTGAAAGTTCTCCTGGCAGTAATGTCTCCTGTGTCTTTGTTGATGTCCAGCCACCTCTCAGGATCTCTGCTAATCTCATACCTGCCACAGAGAGCAGAGTTACAGTTTCACACACATAAACTGCCTGATTAGTTTACTTgtattcataaaaacacaaaagaatacTGCTCTGGTTTTGTGGCTGCATCGTACCTCAAGTCAGATTTATCCGGGTCAAAGGCGATATTGCTTTTCAGTAAAGTCCCAGGAATCACAGACTCAGGGACCACAATCTGTATGGGGTCCTCTCTGAAATGTGGAGCCTCATTCTCGTTCACGACGGTCACCACCACTTCAGCGGTGCTCTCCGGGAGGTTGGGAGCCTTGTTGCTCAGACGATTTACATTTTCCACCTTCAGAATCAGGACATACTCATGCCGAGCTTCAAAATCCAGAGGCTGCATGACAAAACAGAGCAGAAGAGACTCTTAGAAGAAGAACTTTTGCACTGCATTGTGCTGGATAATGAAGAATGAATGATAAAGCAATACATATAACAAAGTAGTTTAATAGtctaatataattatttattggcCTGCATAAGAATAGGAAAAGCAACATAAGCACTTTTGTCTGAACAACTTGTATTTTAAAGCTCAACCACTAGAGAGGGCTGTTGAGTTGTGTCTGAGGGCTTAaatccacatttattttacttcatgCTACCTAGtttgaaattcaaattattCCTGTGCCCTCAAAACACACCAGTAAACATTTGTGAACAAATTTAATACATATAGTGTTTTTCTTAagatacaatatttaaaaaatgtatgggTAGAAAAAACATCACTGGTATGTAAGATAAATGGTGTACTCTTTCAAACACTTACTGAATTGTCCCCAAGcacagaaataacttttttttgtctagcTGTTACACTAGCTTATAATAAAGGACCAATTATAATAAAGACCAATGTAACTTGATAATAATTATGAGGGTTGTCCTTGACAAAAGAAATTCTAAGTTGACTTAATATGACTTTCTTTGTCAACTCATCGATTTTACTCTTTTACTCTGTACAATTGTGTTCCTCCTCAAAAAATGATTAATGCAGAAGCATCAcattaaatcttgtgtttaccaAAGTTTTCTTGGAAATGAGTAACTCAGCATGGGaaaaaaggcaataaaaaaaatgactaatctTCTGACGAGACCTAAGCTGACTGAGATCAAAACAACGAATTAGACGACTAATCGACTAAGATAGGGCAGTTCTGATAATTATGAGGaaacttttatttaattccAGTTAGTTGCTATTGTAATCAGTAGATAGCAAGATGGCTGGATAtccaaaaatgtaaatttaatctCCATACTATTCAAAACATATGAAGAGCAAAGTTTTGCatataaaatgaatgatgaataaatatttatttagatgttatttattagttatttaatGGAAATGTGTTTGCTTATAAATTCGGCAAAAAATGGgcaaataaaatattgtgttgCCACTTAAAAAACTCATTAGGCAAACTACTAAACACATTATAGTcaagataaaaaagaagaagtcagCTCCTTTTAAGCCTTGACTCTTGACTTGAGAATATGTCAGTATGTGGATTTTTATactggaaagaagaaaaaaacccaacattaaTATGAAGTTAAAATAGGGAATCATCTTCCTCATCCACTTACATATTCAAATGTGACTTTGAATGCTCTGCACAATGTGTGATGGATCCTCAACAATCACAACAACTCCACCTTCCCACTCTTTGAGTTAACAGCAGATGAGCAGACTTTACCTTCACCACGGTCACAACGCCCTCGTTGGTGGCAGGATCCGTGCTGATGGCGAAGTTGCCTTCAGGGTCGTTGGAAATTAAGTATTTGGCCTCCCAGTTTCCTGTTCCACGATCATCTCGGTCTGTCACATTCACCCGTCCAATCTCATTGTCCACCCTGTTCTCCACTGCTTTCATACTGTACTATAGGcaccacacacaaaacacagagtcaaggtttaatatcaataatttaaataacAGCTGAAAATATTTCTCATGTATTccgccctacaaagcctaactgcagtaattacatttttggtggAAATTCAGTTGTAACTAAAAcagaactccttgatgtctgttttatcttgtgacaaggttttagatttcaattttgctttatttcagagaaataatattgtaaaaattctagtaactacaaaatcgaactcaaaactaaaactaaactttgactgtgatacagtgtagccttgtatttcttcattgtgttgaatagtgaagacaagaataatagaaattataagtttatttgatagggaaattattatctagatagtgatcaagtaaaaaaaaagtgagatagaattatataaagactaaaatataacattactttataatattaagtctaaaatatgcaaatctttgaatagagttgttaaacacttttaaatacatttataacattaaaaatcaatttgaaaatgtttattcactgaaaacaaaatataaaagctgaaaaaagacaacaacattgttattactgcactctgtttatcattactattagaaccttttacagcaatgtagtaactacattttcggggtcaaaggtcaaataaatcatcatgattttttagcataaaaatgacatcatcaatacatgtagaaataagtgttgtACCACTTACCTACCTacaacccatttggctggccagttaaaccactttaaaaactttaaagcagtttttctcagtttgaccctttgcatagttactgcagttagactttgtagggcagaatagttgACTGAGACTCACCGAGGCGGGACTGAATTGTGGGGCGTGGTTGTTGATATCAGATACGTGTATGACTGCCACACCTTCACTTGTTAGTCCCATGCCCCCCATATCAGCAACCTGCAGTTTTAACCTGAAACTTTTCACCACCTACAACAGGACAAACAGCACATATTAGTGAAATAAACCACACGATAATGAGCTGCCAACATGTGGTGCATCTGAGCCTGCGTTCTACCTCTCGGTCCAGGCCGACATCTCTTGTGTGGATGGCTCCCGTCTCGTTGTTGATGCCAAACATGGTCTTAGTAACGGCGTTGGCAGGAATGCTCTCCTGGCCAATGATGGAGTAGCTCAGCCAAGCGTTTTCTGTCATCGGGTCATCTGCATCAGTGGCTGACACCGACATCACTAAGGTGCCTGTCAAAGATAATCGAAAGCAGAAAGAAAGTCAGGCTGAAAGATCGGTTGCTATGAATCATATGTGATTTATGTGCTGAGGGTGCAAgactgaaaacatttaaaactttagaaaacatttaacaagtcttataataataaagacaGTGTGCCTCTAGTTAAAGAACAGTTTACAACATCAATTCCAGCACATTGTCGTACTATCTTTGCATATTTGTCACAAAGGATAAGCAATTTATCGCATTCCTTTACGGTTTCGATACGTTTATGGATCACACTCTTATAATGGGTTTCTTCatgctttaatataaaaaagcatttgcgctctttctgttttttgtactACTGTCATTGCAGGATGGGATAAGGGACTGTAACTGAATATAGCAGCACTTTGTGCCATGAAGAATCCCCAATAAAAGTTTCAAAACCAAAAGCTACACAATGAAACATGTTCAGCTGGAAAGTGATCTAAAATTGTGAAATTCCACAACATCATCAACCAAGATGAAagattagcatgtagctacctGTAGCAATAGAATGACTGTTATGAAGTAAAGTAGGGACACCATACTATGtgaaaaataaccaataaaagcTTCAAAACTAAACACTAGACAATCAGACAGTGGGAATGTGATCTAAAATTCCTAATAAATTAACAACATCGACAACCAAGATTACAGGTTTCCTGATGTTAGCATGaagctacatgtagcagtgaatgtaatgtaaacaaTGCAGTAACAAGCACGGTGCAAGGTTTCCATATATCGAAACCTGACACAGACTGATGTCAGCTCAAGCCGAAAGTAGAAAAAACATTTGGATATGGAGCGCTCAGAACAGTCGGAAACCTGAGGTTTTTGCTAACAGTGTCCACTTTTATACACCGttactcataaagttggaataaaatattttttttacttctttccatTAAATGATTGTAACAATATGATTTATGTTTGACTGATGGAGTttatatatcttctcaaaactgcattcatcaatctcttccaaacatatcacaatgaaaatgaaaccagaaAGGATTGTGTCCGAAAAGATTACcatatttaatataaacatccaatattttgacttaatatacagtataggacaaaaaaaatgactaaacataATAGGTCCCCTTTCAGAAGGCGTTTAGGAACTTTGAagtgaaagaaaataagaaaatcaaAAGTTTATAATGCTGCCTGTATGTAATGCATGCATGTACCTGGGACTGAGAACTCAGCGACAGTGCCCTCAAACTGTTTCTGTTTGAAGGCGGGTCTGTTGTCATTCTGATCCAGCACCACTATCTCTATGGTGGTGGGATTCTCCAGTCTCTCTCCACTGGGGGACAGTGCAAAGGCTTtcagctgcacaaacacacaaacatacagacgAATGAttctttataaaaatgtaatcatgAGATTGTTG
The Centropristis striata isolate RG_2023a ecotype Rhode Island chromosome 2, C.striata_1.0, whole genome shotgun sequence DNA segment above includes these coding regions:
- the cdh15 gene encoding cadherin-15, whose protein sequence is MAGRMLVVCVLGSLLCQVWSSADPHHTEEKQHPQVLYPWRNQGTGMVRVKRDWIIPPIRVLENSKQVPEDLVQIKSDKIFKGEVIYKLEGPGVDQEPKNLFEIDDKTGVIRSKRPLDRERYNSFTLKAFALSPSGERLENPTTIEIVVLDQNDNRPAFKQKQFEGTVAEFSVPGTLVMSVSATDADDPMTENAWLSYSIIGQESIPANAVTKTMFGINNETGAIHTRDVGLDREVVKSFRLKLQVADMGGMGLTSEGVAVIHVSDINNHAPQFSPASYSMKAVENRVDNEIGRVNVTDRDDRGTGNWEAKYLISNDPEGNFAISTDPATNEGVVTVVKPLDFEARHEYVLILKVENVNRLSNKAPNLPESTAEVVVTVVNENEAPHFREDPIQIVVPESVIPGTLLKSNIAFDPDKSDLRYEISRDPERWLDINKDTGDITARRTFNMRSPNVKNNIYNAVIKVTDAEGMSVTATVAITLKETNDFPPQLVPLSGTVCRGTRRPGLVLTAVDEDLPPHAAPFTFEISDLSNNWTVIEVNDTHAVLQPLSDLQAGEYAVTIFVSDSGSPVLSAYAEVNVTVCLCDSFGDCKSEAGAIIGSSVGISFIALIIIMACIALLLLLLLLAVAVTTCGRRHHIKKGTGLLVGESEDDIRDNVFNYDEQGGGEEDENAFNIDLLWNPHDAPSTPGSYYPGVPRSKQPLRKDAPHNLPSPIYPRRPPADPTDIEDYINDGLEAADNDPNVPPYDTALIYDYEGEGSLAGSLSSIATGSSDGDQDYDYLNDWGPRFQKLANMYDPR